In the genome of candidate division WOR-3 bacterium, the window CGGGCCGCAACGACCAAGCACCACGATTCGACGATTGCGCTTCGGTTGGAGCGCACACCGGATATCCTGAAAGCGGTCAGCCGGCACCGCCATCACGCAGTCGTCGTCGGCTTCTCGCTCGACGACTCCGCTGCCCGGGCCCGCACCAAGCTTGACTCGAAGCACCTCGACCTCGTTGTCGCCAACCCCTTCGTGACCGCCGGCTCCGGCACCATCAAGGCCCGACTGCTGCCCCGCGCCGGAAAGCCACGCAGCCTGAAACCGATGTCCAAGCCCGATTTCGCCCGCGTGCTTGTGACCGAGGTCGCGCGACTGCTCCAGGGAAGGACAAGGAAATGAACCCCGATACTGCCGCGGAATCCACGCTCCGCAAGCCGCCGCAGGCACTCGAGGCCGAGGCAGCGGTCCTGGGCGCGATGCTGCTCGAACCGGAAACCGTGCCCACCGTGCTGCAGCATCTCAAACCCCACGACTTCTATCTCCAGACCCACCGCCGTGTCTACGAGGCGATCATCACCCTGTTCGAACAGAACTCGCCTACCGACATCATCACCGTCACCACCGAGCTCAAACGAATGAAGGAGTTGGAGGCGGTGGGCGGCCAGTCGTTCCTGTCGGGTCTGCTCGACGGCGTACTCACTACCGCCAATTGCGAGGACCACGCCCAGCTGGTGCTCGAGAAGTCGGTACAGCGCCAGCTCATCACCACTGCGACCGAAATCGTCCAGGCCAGCTACGACGAGGCGCGCCACGCTCAGGAACTGGTGGAAGAGGCCGAACAGAAGATCTTCAACATCCGCGAAGCCGGCTCGCGCAAGGGCTTCTCCCCGATCAAGGAACTGCTCAAGACCGAGATGGAGCGGGTCGAGAAGGCTATGTCCGAGAAGAAGATGATCACCGGGGTCGAAACCGGATTCCAGGACCTGGACGAAAAGACCAGTGGTTTCCAGCCCGGGGACCTGATTATCGTCGCCGGCCGTCCCGGCATGGGCAAGACCGCATTCGCCTTGACGGTCGCCGCCAAGGCCAACGCCCGGCGCCCGGTGCCGACGGCGATCTTCAGCCTGGAAATGTCGGCGGAGGCGCTTACGCAGCGCATGATGTGCTCGGAAGCCGGCCTCAGCATGCACAACCTGCGCCGCGGAGTCATCAGCAACCGCCAGCGCGCGCACCTTGCGGCCGCTCTCGGCAACCTGTACGAAGCCCCGCTCTACATCGACGACACGCCCGGTCTGACCGCACTGGACATGCGGGCCCGGGCCCGGCGCCTGAAGTCGCAGGGCCCGCTGGCCATGGTCATCATCGACTACTTGCAGTTGATGGAAGCCACTTCCCGCCGACGCGAGGCCAACCGCCAGCAAGAGATCACGGAGATAACGCGGGCGCTCAAGGCCATGGCCAAGGAACTGAATGTACCCGTGGTCGTGCTTTCCCAGCTCTCTCGCGCCACCGAGAAGCGTGATGACCGCCGGCCCCAACTCGCTGACCTGCGCGAATCAGGCTCCATCGAGCAGGACGCTGATGTCGTGCTTTTCCTCTTCCGCCCGATAATGTACAAGAAGGGCGAGATAGTCGACCCCAACCTCGAGCGGGAGGCCTATCTCGATGTGGCCAAGCAGCGCAACGGCCCGACCGGCGACATCCCGCTCACCTATCTCCCGGAGTGCATGCGCTTCGAGAACCGCGAGGGGCGCGCACTGCCCGAACCCATGCGCCCGCTTGAGGAAGAAGACGCCGAGGACGCCCTGCCGGAATGAGAACCGCTGGCGGCTCTCGGCTTTCGGGTTCAGGCAATCCGCCTTCTGATTTCTTCCTTCTGACGTCTGCCTTCGGTCGATGAAAACAACCGCTTTCGTCTGCCAGAACTGCGGCTCCGAGACGCCGCGCTGGCTCGGCAAATGTCCGTCCTGCAACCAGTGGAACACGCTGGTCGAGGAACAGCGGGTCACGAAGCGGGGCAAGGTCAACGAGCGGGTCCGGGTCGGGGCGACCGGCGCCCGCCCGGTCAAGCTCAGCCAGGTCGAGTCCAAGTCAGCCAGGCGCAGCTCGACCGGCATCGGCGAGCTCGACCGCGTACTCGGCGGCGGACTCGTTCCCGGATCGCTCCTGCTCA includes:
- the dnaB gene encoding replicative DNA helicase; its protein translation is MNPDTAAESTLRKPPQALEAEAAVLGAMLLEPETVPTVLQHLKPHDFYLQTHRRVYEAIITLFEQNSPTDIITVTTELKRMKELEAVGGQSFLSGLLDGVLTTANCEDHAQLVLEKSVQRQLITTATEIVQASYDEARHAQELVEEAEQKIFNIREAGSRKGFSPIKELLKTEMERVEKAMSEKKMITGVETGFQDLDEKTSGFQPGDLIIVAGRPGMGKTAFALTVAAKANARRPVPTAIFSLEMSAEALTQRMMCSEAGLSMHNLRRGVISNRQRAHLAAALGNLYEAPLYIDDTPGLTALDMRARARRLKSQGPLAMVIIDYLQLMEATSRRREANRQQEITEITRALKAMAKELNVPVVVLSQLSRATEKRDDRRPQLADLRESGSIEQDADVVLFLFRPIMYKKGEIVDPNLEREAYLDVAKQRNGPTGDIPLTYLPECMRFENREGRALPEPMRPLEEEDAEDALPE